From Sphingorhabdus sp. SMR4y:
GGCGTGCTCGATGCCTTCATTGAGGCCGAGATCAAACCGATCGAACAGCGTGACGACAATATCCGCTTCTTCGACCACCGGCGGGAGGATGCCCGGACAAACTGGGACAATCATGGCCTGCCGACCGAGGAATGGGAGGCCTTGCTGGTCGAGATGCGCGAGGTGGCCGATGCCGCTGGGCATTATCGCTACGCCCTGCCCAAGGAATTCGGCGGACAGGACGGTAGCAATCTGGGCATGGCTCGGATCCGCGAACATCTCGCGCACAAGGGGCTCGGCCTGCACAATGATCTGCAGAACGAAAATTCGATCGTCGGCAATCTGGTACAGCCGTTGATGCTGCGCGATTTCGGTACGGAGCAACAAAAACAGGACTATATTCCCCAGATGCTGGCCGGGAAAATGGGCTGGTGCTTTGGCCTGACCGAAAAAGACCATGGTTCCGACGCGACATGGATGGATACGACCGCCGTGCGGGAAACCCGTGACGGGGTCGAGGGCTGGCTGATCAACGGCAATAAGATGTGGACCACCGGCCTGCACAAGGCCTCGCACGTGATGACCTTTGCCCGGCACAGCGGCAAGGACGGCGACGCAAAGGGCATCGGCTGCTTCATTGTCCCGGTCGATGCAGAAGGGTTCGAGATCGGCGAATATATGTGGACGTTCAACATGCCCACCGACCATCCGAAATGTTCCTACACCAATGTCTGGATACCTGCCGATGCCGTGCTCGGCGATCTCGATATGGGCCTCGCCTGCGCCCAGCATTTCGTCCATGAAAACCGCATACGCCAGGCCGCCTCTTCGCTGGGAGCGGCACAATATTGTATCGACGAAGCAGTGAAATATGCGGGCGAACGCAAGCCGTTTGGCAAGCCTTTGTCGGTCAATCAGGGCATCCAGTTTCCACTCGTCGAACTGCATACCGAAGCGGCCATGCTACGCCAGCTGATCTATGCAACGGCAGCCAAGATGGACACCATGCCGAAAACGGATGTTGCCAAATATCTCTCTGCCCAGGTCAGCATGTGCAACTATCGCGCAAACCGGCTGGTCTGCGATGCGGCCGACCGTGCGATGCAGGTTCACGGCGGCATGGGCTATTCGCGTCACAAGCCGTTCGAACATATCTACCGCCACCACCGCCGCTACCGGATCACCGAAGGGGCGGAGGAAATCCAGATGCGCAAAATAGGCGGCGACATGTTCGGATTTTTGAACAGGAAAAAATAGCGTGGGGTGACAGCCGTGGCCATGCACGGGCTGCTCCGCCGCTGTCGTCCGTCGATATCGAACCATCAAGAGGCCGGTTTGCCGATGCTGGCCCGCCCCCTCTATTTGGGCTTGATCTGGGTCGCCTTCCAGTCCGCGACGGTGCTGAACGCGGGGACCGAAAGCGAATCCTTGTCAATTTTTGTGGTTGGCACATATCCGGGCGGCATATTCGGGACTTCCAGCCCCGCTTCCGCGATCAGATAGGGCGACACGCGGCGGCTGGTGCATAGCCCGCCATTGCCATCGCTGACCAGTCGCGTCTCAAATTCGACGCCCTGCTGATTGCCGCTCGACCGGCAGACCGTCGCCAACGCAAGCTGACCGTCGCCAAAGTCGATCACGAATTTTGTT
This genomic window contains:
- a CDS encoding acyl-CoA dehydrogenase family protein, whose amino-acid sequence is MTAFEIPQDIEDYLGVLDAFIEAEIKPIEQRDDNIRFFDHRREDARTNWDNHGLPTEEWEALLVEMREVADAAGHYRYALPKEFGGQDGSNLGMARIREHLAHKGLGLHNDLQNENSIVGNLVQPLMLRDFGTEQQKQDYIPQMLAGKMGWCFGLTEKDHGSDATWMDTTAVRETRDGVEGWLINGNKMWTTGLHKASHVMTFARHSGKDGDAKGIGCFIVPVDAEGFEIGEYMWTFNMPTDHPKCSYTNVWIPADAVLGDLDMGLACAQHFVHENRIRQAASSLGAAQYCIDEAVKYAGERKPFGKPLSVNQGIQFPLVELHTEAAMLRQLIYATAAKMDTMPKTDVAKYLSAQVSMCNYRANRLVCDAADRAMQVHGGMGYSRHKPFEHIYRHHRRYRITEGAEEIQMRKIGGDMFGFLNRKK